A part of Larkinella insperata genomic DNA contains:
- a CDS encoding LBF_2804 family protein, which translates to MSDSPDSTGDFDQATAGRTALRYLARAMHTVHPSDEPFVMSRPEKLAIQRLKFFTMLAAAAVVVLGIWVFYLPHVLWTSWFMETHTALGDWPLISILFAALLLYLVVHALILIHNGAIRLVEVTCQFPRFHDTSYNRHLNQLAENCPQRSVFRLRMHPRPLLPWTMPGYLVMVLLLAFLSDALVQLGLRLWYGQPVSPVVMVLSSTVVAALWVGWATHRILLQAQIRVMVPLTIRQFTNDLVEEFGREPAFRRLLPGIMRQAGVSSKPGNYPHLLLFEALVSRFAMDPDKMRVVRTDGFTEQLAGCPSQIRQGVERLFLFTLLIDGHLSPLEQIRLRQWQNAGVVKTSAADVETMRRNFVKGEGLWV; encoded by the coding sequence ATGTCCGATTCCCCCGATTCTACTGGCGATTTTGACCAGGCCACCGCAGGCCGGACTGCTCTTCGTTATCTGGCTCGTGCTATGCATACGGTCCATCCGTCAGACGAGCCATTTGTGATGAGTCGTCCGGAAAAGCTTGCGATCCAGCGGCTTAAATTTTTTACCATGCTGGCGGCTGCGGCCGTCGTCGTGCTGGGCATCTGGGTATTCTACCTGCCACACGTTTTGTGGACCAGCTGGTTTATGGAAACGCACACCGCCCTCGGTGACTGGCCCCTGATCAGCATTCTCTTTGCGGCTTTACTCCTGTATCTGGTCGTTCACGCCCTGATTTTGATCCATAACGGGGCCATTCGGCTCGTGGAGGTAACGTGTCAGTTCCCGCGTTTTCATGATACTTCGTACAACCGTCATTTGAATCAACTGGCGGAGAATTGCCCCCAGCGTAGCGTATTCCGGCTTCGTATGCACCCGCGCCCTTTACTGCCCTGGACCATGCCCGGCTATCTGGTAATGGTTTTGTTGCTGGCCTTCCTGAGCGATGCACTCGTGCAATTGGGGCTTCGACTCTGGTACGGGCAGCCGGTTTCGCCGGTCGTTATGGTGCTCAGCAGCACCGTCGTAGCGGCTCTCTGGGTCGGCTGGGCTACCCACCGGATCTTGCTGCAAGCCCAGATTCGGGTGATGGTTCCGCTCACGATCCGGCAATTTACCAACGATCTGGTCGAGGAATTTGGGCGTGAACCTGCCTTCCGGCGGTTACTCCCGGGGATTATGCGTCAGGCGGGGGTTTCGTCAAAACCGGGTAATTATCCGCATTTGCTGCTTTTTGAGGCCCTGGTGTCGCGCTTCGCCATGGATCCGGATAAGATGCGCGTGGTCAGAACCGACGGTTTTACTGAACAACTGGCCGGTTGTCCCAGTCAGATTCGGCAGGGCGTGGAACGGCTTTTTCTCTTCACGCTTCTCATCGATGGTCATTTATCGCCCCTGGAGCAAATCCGACTCCGGCAGTGGCAAAATGCGGGTGTGGTGAAAACGTCGGCCGCTGATGTCGAAACCATGCGCAGAAATTTTGTGAAAGGAGAAGGGTTATGGGTGTAA
- a CDS encoding nucleoside hydrolase, translating to MKPFLTLFLLACALFSFAQKSPKQPVPIILDTDIGPDYDDVGAMAVLHALADRGEARPLAVISSNKHELVVPTIDVLNTYFGRPELPTGVPKGPGVTDGAWQKWPEMLVATYPHTVRASSDAPDAVTTYRQVLARQPNGSVTIVTIGFLTNMANLLDSKPDRYSPLNGKELVKQKVKELVSMAGLFPEGREFNVFKDSVAAERAFTNWPTPIVFSGFEIGKQIKTGSRLVADQTLKSPVKDVFARCLPLAKEDNDGRMSWDQTAVLVAIRGAEPYYGMKRGRYIAKGGNNGWQDDPSGTHYYLTEKMPVAQITQELETLMRHQPKNRKKVK from the coding sequence ATGAAGCCCTTTTTGACGCTCTTCTTACTGGCCTGCGCCCTTTTTTCGTTTGCCCAAAAAAGCCCGAAACAACCCGTTCCCATTATTTTAGATACCGACATTGGCCCGGATTACGATGATGTCGGGGCAATGGCGGTGCTGCACGCCCTCGCTGATCGGGGAGAAGCCCGACCGCTGGCCGTTATTTCGTCCAATAAGCACGAACTGGTCGTACCAACCATCGACGTCCTGAACACGTATTTCGGCCGTCCTGAGCTGCCAACTGGCGTCCCGAAAGGTCCCGGCGTGACGGACGGCGCCTGGCAGAAATGGCCGGAAATGCTGGTGGCTACTTACCCGCATACCGTACGCGCGAGTTCCGACGCGCCCGATGCCGTAACGACGTATCGCCAAGTGCTGGCCCGGCAACCCAACGGGAGTGTTACCATCGTAACCATCGGTTTTCTCACCAACATGGCGAATTTGCTCGACTCGAAGCCGGATCGGTATTCACCCCTGAACGGAAAAGAGCTGGTCAAACAGAAAGTAAAGGAACTGGTATCGATGGCCGGACTTTTTCCGGAAGGCCGTGAGTTCAATGTTTTCAAAGATTCGGTTGCTGCCGAAAGAGCTTTTACCAACTGGCCCACGCCGATTGTATTCAGCGGTTTTGAAATCGGAAAGCAGATTAAAACCGGCTCTCGGCTGGTGGCGGATCAGACGCTGAAAAGTCCCGTCAAGGATGTGTTTGCCCGTTGCCTGCCCCTGGCGAAGGAAGATAATGACGGTCGGATGAGCTGGGATCAGACGGCGGTACTGGTCGCCATTCGCGGGGCCGAACCGTATTATGGCATGAAACGTGGACGGTATATTGCCAAAGGGGGAAACAATGGCTGGCAGGATGACCCAAGCGGCACCCATTACTACCTGACTGAAAAAATGCCGGTGGCGCAGATTACTCAGGAACTGGAAACGTTAATGAGGCACCAACCAAAAAACAGAAAAAAAGTTAAGTAA
- a CDS encoding M20/M25/M40 family metallo-hydrolase → MRRRLLLFSVLTGISLASFGQNDKPDPAVVKKIREEGLNRSKVMETAFYLTDVNGPRLQGPGFMKAANWTKNKLTEWGLQNARLEPWGEWGKGWEVERSYIAMTAPYYKTIIAVPRAWSGGTDKLRQAEVLYIDESDTTALEGYRDKLKNKVILIHQPFAIRPSFNPDAKRFTEADLEKMAKDDAAPRDSSYRSMIQAMRTRNAFNQKMRKLAKQGGALAILNTSQLSKDGTLFVSGDFANAASGTAHDELADLTISVEDYLSLSRMAKAGVPIKLELDVKTKFHTTDTKGYNVLAEIPGTDPKLKEEVVMLGAHLDSWHAATGATDNAAGCSVMMEAVRILKTLGLKPRRTIRIALWSGEEQGLHGSKNYVTKHFVDPATNKLSKEGQQLAAYFNVDNGTGKIRGIYLQNNTAAGLIFAQWLEPFHDLGATTVAPKSSGGTDHVPFDQVGLAGFGFIQDGIEYSTRTHHTNMDTYDHLLADDLKQASTIVASFVYNAAMRDQKIPLKTTTAESGR, encoded by the coding sequence ATGAGAAGACGCCTGTTGCTTTTCAGCGTCCTGACCGGCATTTCCCTCGCTTCGTTCGGCCAAAACGACAAGCCGGATCCGGCCGTAGTCAAAAAAATCCGGGAAGAAGGGCTCAACCGTTCCAAAGTTATGGAGACCGCCTTTTACCTGACGGACGTAAACGGCCCCCGTTTGCAGGGACCGGGTTTTATGAAAGCCGCCAACTGGACGAAAAATAAGCTGACAGAATGGGGCTTGCAAAACGCCCGGCTGGAGCCCTGGGGCGAGTGGGGCAAAGGCTGGGAGGTTGAACGCAGCTACATCGCTATGACGGCGCCGTATTACAAAACCATTATTGCCGTACCTCGGGCCTGGAGTGGCGGAACCGACAAACTCCGGCAGGCCGAAGTGCTGTACATTGATGAGTCGGATACAACGGCTTTGGAGGGATACCGCGACAAACTCAAAAACAAGGTAATTCTGATTCATCAGCCTTTCGCCATCAGGCCATCGTTCAATCCGGATGCCAAACGGTTTACGGAAGCGGACCTCGAAAAAATGGCCAAGGACGATGCGGCACCCCGCGACTCCTCTTACCGCAGCATGATCCAGGCTATGCGGACCCGCAATGCTTTCAACCAAAAAATGCGGAAGCTGGCCAAACAGGGCGGGGCGCTGGCGATTCTGAATACCAGCCAACTCAGCAAAGACGGAACCCTGTTTGTCAGCGGAGACTTTGCCAATGCCGCCAGCGGAACGGCCCACGATGAGCTGGCCGACCTGACCATTTCGGTGGAAGATTACCTGTCGCTGAGCCGGATGGCGAAAGCGGGCGTCCCGATCAAGCTGGAACTGGACGTGAAAACCAAGTTTCACACGACCGATACGAAAGGCTACAACGTGCTTGCCGAAATTCCGGGCACCGACCCGAAACTGAAAGAGGAAGTTGTCATGCTGGGCGCCCACCTCGACTCCTGGCACGCGGCTACGGGAGCAACCGACAATGCCGCCGGTTGTTCGGTGATGATGGAGGCCGTTCGAATTCTGAAAACGCTGGGGCTGAAACCCCGCCGGACGATCCGGATTGCGTTGTGGAGCGGTGAAGAACAAGGGTTACACGGTTCGAAAAACTACGTAACCAAGCATTTTGTGGATCCGGCGACCAACAAATTATCCAAAGAAGGGCAGCAGTTGGCAGCTTATTTCAACGTTGACAACGGAACCGGAAAAATTCGGGGGATTTATTTGCAGAACAACACGGCTGCCGGACTCATTTTTGCGCAGTGGCTGGAACCGTTCCACGACCTGGGAGCCACCACGGTTGCGCCCAAAAGCAGTGGGGGCACCGACCACGTACCCTTTGACCAGGTAGGTCTGGCCGGTTTTGGCTTTATTCAGGATGGTATTGAGTACAGCACTCGCACGCACCACACGAACATGGACACCTACGACCACCTTCTGGCCGATGATCTGAAACAGGCATCAACCATTGTAGCATCATTCGTTTATAACGCAGCCATGCGTGACCAGAAAATACCGCTGAAAACCACGACCGCGGAGTCCGGTCGCTGA
- the gldE gene encoding gliding motility-associated protein GldE: MDSDPLSGKVLQADVWSTYLGFYGPYAAILIVLLAMAAIVSASEAAFFSLSSDDRAVCRVSDDAAERRIMHLLDRPRRLLASLLIFNNLLNLAIVVIVTYLVWKLSQLDPSSGWVLASVTVIVTLAIVLFGEIIPKVYASQNSLTVARRTAPLVALASALFRPLSILLVSLTSVIDQRIQRRGYKVSMEELNQAVELTSRESTQEERELIKGIVNFSNLTARQAMRARVDITAFCDDLAFTELLTQINQSGYSRVPVYKESLDEIEGILYLKDLLPHLDSDDSFRWQTLIRPAFFIPETKKIDDLLQDFQKRRVHMAIVVDEYGGTRGLITLEDIIEEIFGDINDEFDDDEPVPFQRIDEQTVIMESKILLTDVCRVLNLDMTYFDAVKGESESLGGLLLELFTRVPETGEEVGYEDFTFKVLSSDGKRIQSVEIVRQEAAA; encoded by the coding sequence ATGGATAGCGATCCACTCTCGGGTAAGGTGCTCCAGGCTGATGTCTGGAGCACCTATCTTGGTTTTTACGGCCCTTATGCCGCCATTTTGATTGTACTACTGGCTATGGCGGCCATTGTATCGGCTTCCGAAGCCGCTTTCTTCTCCCTTTCGTCCGACGATCGGGCGGTCTGCCGCGTTAGCGACGATGCCGCCGAACGCCGGATCATGCACCTGCTCGACCGCCCCCGGCGGCTGCTGGCCTCCCTGCTCATCTTCAACAACTTGCTGAACCTGGCCATCGTCGTTATCGTGACGTACCTGGTCTGGAAACTCAGCCAGCTCGACCCCAGCTCCGGATGGGTGCTGGCCAGTGTGACGGTTATCGTAACACTAGCCATCGTGTTGTTTGGGGAAATTATTCCAAAAGTGTACGCCAGCCAGAACAGCCTGACGGTGGCCCGGCGAACGGCTCCGCTCGTCGCCCTGGCCTCGGCGCTCTTTCGCCCTTTATCAATCCTGCTGGTTAGCCTGACCAGTGTGATCGACCAGCGTATTCAGCGACGCGGCTACAAGGTGTCGATGGAGGAACTCAACCAGGCCGTTGAACTGACCAGCCGGGAATCCACGCAGGAAGAGCGTGAGCTGATCAAGGGCATTGTCAACTTCAGCAACCTGACCGCCCGGCAGGCCATGCGGGCCCGGGTTGACATAACGGCTTTCTGCGATGATCTGGCCTTTACAGAACTACTAACGCAGATCAATCAGTCCGGCTATTCGCGGGTGCCGGTTTATAAGGAGTCGCTGGACGAAATTGAGGGCATTCTGTATTTGAAAGATTTGCTGCCGCACCTCGACAGTGACGATTCGTTTCGCTGGCAGACGCTCATCCGGCCCGCTTTTTTCATTCCGGAAACCAAAAAAATCGACGATCTGCTCCAAGATTTTCAGAAACGACGGGTTCACATGGCCATTGTTGTTGATGAATACGGCGGAACCCGCGGATTGATTACACTGGAGGACATCATTGAAGAGATTTTTGGCGATATCAACGACGAGTTTGACGACGACGAACCGGTGCCTTTCCAGCGCATCGATGAGCAGACGGTTATCATGGAGAGCAAGATTCTCCTGACGGACGTTTGTCGCGTTCTGAACCTTGATATGACCTATTTTGATGCCGTTAAAGGGGAAAGTGAGTCGCTGGGCGGGTTACTGCTCGAACTGTTTACCCGCGTTCCGGAAACCGGGGAAGAAGTTGGTTATGAAGACTTTACGTTTAAAGTTCTTTCGTCTGACGGTAAACGGATTCAGAGCGTGGAAATTGTAAGGCAGGAAGCAGCCGCCTAG
- a CDS encoding single-stranded DNA-binding protein: MASMNKVILIGNVGNDPEVRYLDGGSVVAKFSVATNERYTTRTGEQVDQTEWFRVEVWNDQAKTVEKYVRKGNQIYVEGRLKTETYTDREGKERFSLTVRATTFQFLGGGRQDGAEGGDYQDAPPAPRQQATPQPVPAPAPRQAAPQPAPARPTAPRAEAPAARKPEPVPDDMSNAGDDDLPF; this comes from the coding sequence ATGGCAAGCATGAACAAAGTGATTCTGATTGGCAATGTTGGTAACGATCCTGAAGTCCGCTACCTTGATGGAGGGTCGGTTGTTGCCAAATTTAGCGTTGCCACTAACGAACGCTACACCACCCGCACCGGAGAGCAAGTGGATCAAACAGAATGGTTCCGCGTTGAAGTTTGGAATGACCAGGCTAAAACCGTTGAAAAATATGTCCGCAAGGGCAACCAGATTTATGTCGAAGGCCGTTTAAAAACCGAAACCTACACCGACCGCGAAGGCAAGGAGCGCTTTTCGCTGACGGTTCGGGCCACTACGTTCCAGTTTCTGGGCGGTGGTCGTCAGGATGGTGCTGAAGGCGGTGATTACCAGGATGCACCGCCGGCGCCCCGTCAGCAGGCAACTCCGCAACCCGTTCCAGCCCCGGCACCCCGTCAGGCGGCCCCCCAACCGGCACCAGCCCGGCCGACGGCTCCGCGGGCCGAAGCACCGGCAGCCCGCAAACCGGAACCCGTTCCCGACGATATGAGTAACGCTGGCGACGACGATCTACCGTTCTAA
- the mutY gene encoding A/G-specific adenine glycosylase: MDWFSDSDDLKDGFVNPLTVWYEYHKRDLPWRHTRDPYFIWLSEVILQQTRVAQGRPYYERFVAAYPTVQSMSDADERDLLRLWQGLGYYSRARNMHRTAQHVAGPLGGQFPETYHELLKLPGVGAYTAAAIASFAFNEKAAVVDGNVYRVLARVFGLEEDITTTQAKKTFSTLANRLIQLSDNPATYNQAIMEFGAIQCTPVSPDCLLCPMQQRCQAYLTGRQRELPVKSKKNAVRERYFNYIVIRQGDRIAMKERTQKDIWQHLYDFCLIETEEPMEAFRELPEGALLNWVLQEGILRGLSDERTQVLSHQRIRARFWLVEVPEGRNVSLPDGLFFCKPSDTERLPKPILVVDYLKSLYF; this comes from the coding sequence TTGGATTGGTTTTCAGACTCAGACGACTTAAAAGACGGTTTTGTCAACCCACTAACGGTATGGTATGAATACCACAAGCGCGATCTGCCGTGGCGCCATACCCGCGATCCTTATTTCATCTGGTTATCAGAGGTTATCCTGCAGCAAACCCGTGTGGCACAGGGCCGCCCCTACTACGAACGCTTCGTAGCCGCCTACCCTACCGTGCAGTCGATGTCAGACGCTGATGAACGGGATTTGCTACGGCTCTGGCAGGGCCTGGGCTATTACTCGCGCGCCCGGAACATGCACCGAACGGCCCAGCATGTAGCCGGTCCGCTGGGTGGTCAATTCCCGGAAACGTACCACGAATTACTGAAACTTCCGGGGGTTGGTGCGTACACGGCTGCCGCCATTGCCTCATTTGCCTTCAACGAAAAAGCCGCCGTTGTTGATGGTAATGTTTACCGCGTACTGGCGCGGGTTTTCGGCCTTGAAGAGGATATCACAACCACGCAGGCCAAGAAGACATTTTCCACCCTCGCCAACCGGCTCATTCAACTGTCTGACAACCCGGCGACGTACAACCAGGCCATCATGGAATTCGGGGCCATCCAGTGTACACCGGTTTCGCCCGACTGCCTGCTCTGTCCGATGCAGCAGCGGTGTCAGGCGTATCTGACGGGCCGCCAGCGCGAATTGCCGGTTAAAAGCAAGAAGAATGCCGTCCGCGAACGGTATTTTAATTACATTGTCATCCGGCAGGGCGACCGCATTGCCATGAAGGAACGCACGCAGAAAGATATCTGGCAACACCTGTACGATTTTTGCCTGATTGAAACCGAAGAACCTATGGAAGCGTTTCGGGAATTACCGGAGGGGGCCCTGTTGAACTGGGTTCTTCAGGAAGGAATTCTGAGGGGGTTGTCCGACGAACGGACGCAGGTTTTATCGCACCAGCGCATCCGCGCGCGGTTCTGGCTGGTGGAGGTTCCGGAAGGTCGAAACGTGTCGCTCCCCGATGGCCTATTTTTTTGTAAACCATCTGATACAGAACGGTTACCAAAGCCAATTTTAGTAGTAGACTATTTGAAAAGTCTCTATTTTTGA
- a CDS encoding HU family DNA-binding protein has product MTKADVIAEIAEKTGIDKADVQHTIETFFTVIKNNLAKNENIYVRGFGSFINKKRARKVARNISKNTAMVIDEHFIPSFKPAKVFVEQVKTQVKHSENVSA; this is encoded by the coding sequence GTGACGAAAGCAGACGTAATCGCAGAAATTGCCGAGAAGACAGGAATCGACAAGGCAGATGTTCAACACACCATTGAAACATTCTTCACCGTAATTAAGAACAATCTGGCGAAGAACGAGAACATCTACGTGAGAGGGTTCGGTAGTTTCATTAACAAGAAAAGAGCCCGTAAAGTGGCCCGGAACATCTCCAAAAATACGGCGATGGTTATTGACGAGCATTTCATTCCCAGCTTCAAGCCGGCAAAAGTGTTTGTTGAACAAGTAAAAACCCAGGTTAAGCACAGCGAGAACGTTTCGGCTTAA
- a CDS encoding tetratricopeptide repeat protein encodes MNKSILLVIGLGVLATAGLYSLPNVVVRNEDRTLTNERTTDPETAVRDTAVLRTDRSDLHTVSLTPEQQKELNRLSGRFDAVDDKQKPAVGADLIQAYRKVSRYDSAAYVADKLAQAAPTEANVLRAGDLYYEAYGFAADNQKMVTLGKKTREFYQKALDGNPNLLAAKANMAMTYVTTETPMQGIMLLRDVLKEDPTNELALFNMGLLSMRSGQYNRAVERFQAILSSHPENTKAQFYLAISLSEMGRKQEARELLAKVKAREKDPTIQAAIKELEQNL; translated from the coding sequence ATGAACAAATCCATTCTTCTCGTCATCGGCCTGGGCGTACTGGCGACGGCAGGTCTGTACAGTCTGCCAAACGTGGTGGTTCGAAACGAAGATCGGACATTGACCAACGAACGGACTACCGACCCAGAAACCGCCGTTCGGGATACGGCAGTGTTGCGTACCGATCGTTCCGACCTGCACACGGTTAGCCTGACGCCCGAACAGCAAAAGGAACTTAACCGTTTAAGCGGCCGTTTTGATGCCGTTGACGATAAACAAAAACCGGCCGTTGGGGCTGATCTGATCCAAGCTTATCGAAAGGTAAGTCGTTACGATAGTGCAGCTTACGTAGCCGACAAACTGGCTCAAGCCGCTCCGACCGAAGCGAATGTGCTGCGGGCCGGAGATTTGTATTATGAAGCCTACGGGTTTGCCGCCGACAACCAGAAAATGGTGACTCTCGGCAAAAAGACCCGGGAGTTTTATCAGAAAGCCCTCGACGGTAATCCGAATCTGCTGGCGGCTAAGGCAAACATGGCGATGACCTATGTGACGACCGAAACGCCCATGCAGGGAATTATGCTGCTGCGGGATGTGCTGAAGGAAGACCCAACCAACGAGTTGGCGCTCTTTAATATGGGGCTGCTCTCGATGCGTTCAGGACAGTATAACCGGGCGGTCGAACGGTTCCAGGCTATTCTGAGCAGTCATCCGGAAAATACCAAAGCGCAGTTTTATCTGGCCATCAGCTTAAGCGAAATGGGCCGGAAACAAGAAGCACGGGAGTTGCTGGCCAAGGTGAAAGCCCGGGAGAAAGACCCGACAATTCAGGCGGCTATCAAAGAACTCGAGCAGAATTTGTAA
- a CDS encoding Rne/Rng family ribonuclease, whose translation MSNELVISSTQKGDRIALLQDKRLLEYHVEESDSSFTVGDIYLGTVKKLVTGLNAAFVDIGYEKDAFLHYLDLGSNINSLNKFTKDVIAKRVNTGKLNNFKLEPEIDKLGKIDKVLNKNAPILVQVVKEPISTKGPRLSCDISIAGRYLVLVPFANTVNMSKKITDKAERTRLMRLMSSIKPQNFGVIVRTVAQGKDVEELDRDLTNSLEKWEKGIAALRDAKPRDRIIGEMNRASSILRDMLNESFDSITVDTREMYDEIKTYIHTIAPEKEKIVKLFNNNKTKVFEQFGLEKQIKSLFGRSVSLPGGGYLIIEHTEALHVIDVNSGNKSNSEEDQEATAVSVNREAAKEIARQLRLRDMGGIIVVDFIDMKKPDNKKMIFDVMREEMKADRSKFTILPLTKFGLMQITRQRVRPEINIVTKEVCPTCGGTGTIQASILITDVIEQNVEYILTRQNERGVQIMLHPYLFAYYTAGWWSKQMQWFMKYKTWVTLIKDSSFGINEFKFYNKQGEEIEVTAG comes from the coding sequence GTGAGTAACGAATTAGTAATTAGTTCGACTCAGAAAGGTGATCGGATAGCACTTTTGCAAGACAAAAGACTGCTGGAATATCACGTTGAAGAGTCGGACAGCAGCTTTACCGTCGGCGATATCTATTTAGGTACAGTTAAGAAGTTAGTGACGGGCCTCAATGCCGCATTTGTCGACATTGGTTACGAAAAAGATGCGTTTCTGCATTATCTGGACTTGGGCTCCAACATTAATTCGCTTAACAAATTTACCAAAGATGTCATCGCCAAACGGGTCAATACCGGCAAGCTGAACAATTTCAAGCTGGAACCCGAAATTGACAAACTCGGGAAGATTGACAAGGTATTGAACAAGAATGCACCCATTCTGGTGCAGGTTGTCAAAGAACCCATCTCGACCAAAGGACCGCGCTTATCCTGCGATATCTCCATTGCGGGGCGGTATCTGGTGTTGGTACCCTTTGCCAATACGGTCAATATGTCCAAAAAAATTACGGATAAAGCCGAACGCACGCGCCTGATGCGCCTGATGTCGTCGATTAAACCGCAAAATTTTGGCGTAATTGTCCGGACCGTTGCACAGGGTAAAGACGTTGAAGAACTGGACCGCGATCTGACCAATTCCCTCGAAAAATGGGAAAAAGGAATTGCGGCCCTGCGCGACGCCAAACCCCGCGACCGGATAATTGGCGAGATGAACCGGGCTTCATCCATTCTCCGCGACATGCTGAACGAATCATTCGACAGCATTACCGTCGACACCCGGGAGATGTATGATGAAATTAAAACGTACATTCACACAATTGCCCCCGAAAAAGAAAAGATCGTTAAGTTATTCAACAACAACAAGACGAAGGTTTTCGAACAATTCGGGCTGGAAAAACAGATTAAATCGCTATTCGGCCGGTCAGTGAGCCTACCCGGTGGCGGTTATCTGATCATTGAACACACGGAGGCTCTCCACGTCATCGACGTCAACAGCGGTAACAAATCGAATTCTGAGGAAGATCAGGAAGCTACGGCTGTAAGCGTTAACAGGGAAGCTGCCAAAGAAATTGCCCGCCAGCTCCGGCTGCGCGACATGGGCGGAATCATCGTCGTCGATTTTATCGACATGAAGAAGCCCGACAACAAGAAAATGATTTTCGACGTGATGCGGGAGGAAATGAAAGCCGACCGCTCGAAGTTTACCATCCTGCCGCTGACCAAGTTTGGACTGATGCAAATTACCCGGCAGCGGGTTCGTCCGGAAATCAACATTGTTACCAAAGAGGTTTGCCCGACCTGTGGCGGAACCGGTACCATCCAGGCTAGTATCCTGATTACCGACGTTATTGAGCAGAACGTGGAATATATTCTGACCCGCCAGAACGAGCGCGGTGTCCAAATTATGCTGCATCCGTACCTCTTTGCCTATTATACCGCAGGCTGGTGGTCGAAGCAGATGCAGTGGTTTATGAAATATAAGACGTGGGTTACGTTGATAAAAGACAGCTCGTTTGGCATCAATGAATTCAAGTTCTACAACAAACAGGGCGAGGAAATCGAAGTAACGGCGGGTTAA
- a CDS encoding YdeI/OmpD-associated family protein has protein sequence MEKPLVDGPYRLEKFQGKGGWTYAALPEVKPDKKSYFNWVKVKGQIDDYELVHCQLMPMGNGRLFLAVKAEIRKQIGKQAGDWVHITLYPEQAPVDTQQDLLLCLEDEPAAHKVFLEFTSDEQKAYIDWIDSAKTEEAKIERLAETVNRLVKKRKLSDG, from the coding sequence ATGGAAAAACCGCTGGTCGATGGCCCGTATCGGCTCGAAAAATTCCAGGGAAAAGGGGGCTGGACCTACGCAGCCCTGCCGGAGGTAAAGCCCGATAAAAAGTCGTACTTCAATTGGGTAAAAGTAAAAGGCCAGATTGATGATTATGAGCTGGTCCATTGCCAGTTGATGCCGATGGGGAACGGACGGCTTTTCCTGGCGGTGAAGGCTGAAATCCGGAAACAGATTGGGAAACAGGCAGGCGATTGGGTGCATATCACGCTGTATCCGGAACAGGCTCCGGTCGATACGCAGCAGGATTTACTGCTGTGTCTGGAAGATGAACCCGCGGCCCATAAAGTCTTTCTGGAGTTTACTTCCGATGAGCAGAAAGCGTACATCGACTGGATTGATTCGGCGAAAACCGAGGAGGCCAAAATTGAACGCCTGGCCGAAACCGTCAACCGTTTGGTGAAAAAGAGAAAGTTGTCCGATGGATAA